One window from the genome of Kryptolebias marmoratus isolate JLee-2015 linkage group LG1, ASM164957v2, whole genome shotgun sequence encodes:
- the snrnp200 gene encoding U5 small nuclear ribonucleoprotein 200 kDa helicase, which translates to MADVTARSLQYEYKANSNLVLQADRSLIDRTRRDEPTGEVLSLVGKLEGTKMGDKAQRTKPQKLEERRDKRRKRDEDRHDINKMKGFTLLSEGIDEMVGIVYKPKTKETRETYEVLLSFIHAALGDQPRDILCGAADEVLAVLKNDKMRDKERRREVEQLLGPSDDTRYHVLVNLGKKITDYGGDKDLQNMDDNIDETYGVNVQFESDEEEGDEDTFGEVRDEHSDEDSEGEEAVVSTTLTANLGETGDVMTVKKKDLHPRDIDAFWLQRQLSRFYDDAIVSQKKADEVLEILKTASDDRECENQLVLLLGFNTFDFIKILRQHRRMIQYCTMLASAQSEAEKERIIGKMESDQELSKILYQLQETEKEDIIREERSRRERVRKSRVDDLEAMDTDHGESVMPRQLLDLEDLAFTQGSHFMANKRCQLPDGSFRKQRKGYEEVHVPALKPKPFADDEVLVAIDKLPKYAQAGFEGFKTLNRIQSKLFKTTMETDENLLVCAPTGAGKTNVALMAMLREIGKHINLDGTINLDDFKIIYIAPMRSLVQEMVGSFSKRLASYGITVSELTGDHQLCKEEINATQIIVCTPEKWDIITRKGGERTYTQLVRLIIIDEIHLLHDDRGPVLESLVARTIRNVELTQEDVRLIGLSATLPNYEDVATCLRVDPAKGLFYFDNSFRPVPLEQTYVGITEKKAIKRFQIMNEIVYEKIMEHAGKNQVLVFVHSRKETGKTARAIRDMCLDKDTLGLFLREGSASTEVLRLEAEQCKNLELKDLLPYGFAIHHAGMTRVDRTLVEDLFADRHIQVLVSTATLAWGVNLPAHTVIIKGTQVYSPEKGRWTELGALDILQMLGRAGRPQYDTKGEGILITSHGELQYYLSLLNQQLPIESQMVAKLPDMLNAEIVLGNVQNAKDAVNWLGYTYLYVRLLRNPTLYGVSHDDRSTDPLLERRRMDLVHTAASVLDKNSLIKYDKRTGSFQVTDLGRIASHFYITHDSIQTYNQLLKPTLSEIELFRVFSLSSEFRNITVREEEKLELQKLLERVPIPVKESIEEPSAKINVLLQAYISQLKLEGFALMADMVYVTQSAGRLMRAIFEIVLNRGWAQLTDKTMNLCKMIDKRMWQSMSPLRQFKKLPEEVVKKIEKKNFPFERLYDLNHNEIGELIRMPKMGKTIHKYVHQFPKLDLAVHIQPITRSTLKVELTVTPDFQWDDKIHGSSEAFWILVEDVDSEVILHHEYFLLKAKYAQDEHLVTFFVPVFEPLPPQYFIRVVSDRWLSCETQLPVSFRHLILPEKYPPPTELLDLQPLPVTALRNSAFEALYQNKFPFFNPIQTQVFNAVYNSDDNVFVGAPTGSGKTICAEFAILRMLLHNAEGRCVYITPMEALAEQVFIDWHQKFQDILNKKVVLLTGETSTDLKLLGKGDIIVSTPDKWDILSRRWKQRKNVQNVSLFIVDETHLIGGENGPVLEVICSRMRYISSQIERPIRIVALSSSLSNAKDVAHWLGCSTTATFNFHPNVRPVPLELHIQGFNVSHTQTRLLSMAKPVYHAIMKHSPSKPVLVFVPSRRQTRLTAIDILTFCAADVVPQRFLHCNEKDLAPFLDKINDPTLKETLANGVGYLHEGLSATERRIVEQLFNSGAIQVVVSSRSLCWGINISAHLVIVMDTQYYNGKIHAYVDYPIYDVLQMVGKANRPMLDDEGRCVIMCQGSKKDFFKKFLYEPLPVESHLDHCLHDHFNAEIVTKTVENKQDAVDYLTWTFLYRRMTQNPNYYNLQGMSHRHLSDHLSELVENTLHDLEQSKCISIEDEMDVAPLNLGMIAAYYYINYTTIELFSMSLNAKTKIRGLIEIISNAAEYKNIPIRHHEDTLLRQLAQKVPHKLNNPKFNDPHVKTNLLLQAHLSRMQLSAELLSDTEDILSKAIRLIQACVDVLSSNGWLSPALAAMELAQMVTQAMWSKDSYLKQLPHFTSEHIKRCTDKGVESIFDIMEMEDEDRTALLQLSDAQMADVARFCNRYPNIELSYEVAEKDNVKSGSPVLVQVQLEREEEVTGPVIAPLFPQKREEGWWVVIGDPKSNSLISIKRLTLQQKAKVKLDFVAPTMGIHNYTLYFMSDAYMGCDQEYKFSVDVKEADSEGESDSD; encoded by the exons ATGGCGGATGTTACTGCGCGTAGCCTGCAGTATGAGTACAAAGCG AACTCGAACCTGGTGCTTCAAGCCGATCGCTCCCTGATCGACCGCACACGGAGGGATGAACCCACCGGGGAGGTGCTGTCCCTGGTGGGGAAGCTGGAGGGGACCAAGATGGGGGACAAGGCTCAGAGGACCAAGCCCCAGAAGCTCGAAGAGAGACGAGACAA GAGACGAAAAAGAGACGAGGACAGACACGACATCAACAAAATGAAGGGCTTTACTCTTTTGTCTGAGGGCATCGATGAGATGGTGGGCATTGTGTACAAGCCTAAAACCAAAGAAACCAGAGAAACGTATGAAGTGCTGCTCAGCTTCATCCATGCTGCTTTAGGAGATCAG CCGCGCGATATTCTGTGTGGAGCAGCCGATGAAGTGTTGGCAGTGCTGAAGAATGACAAAATGAGAGATAAAGAAAGGCGGCGTGAGGTCGAGCAGCTCCTCGGACCTTCCGATGACACACGCTATCACGTGCTGGTCAATCTGGGAAAGAAGATCACGGACTACGGAGGAGACAAGGACTTACAGAATATGG atgaCAACATTGATGAAACGTATGGCGTCAATGTGCAGTTTGAATCTGACGAAGAG gaAGGTGATGAAGACACGTTTGGAGAAGTACGAGATGAGCACTCGGATGAAGACAGTGAAGGAGAGGAAGCAGTTGTGTCCACTACGCTTACAGCCAAT CTCGGAGAAACAGGCGACGTGATGACCGTgaagaaaaaagatttacatCCTCGAGACATCGATGCCTTTTGGCTCCAGCGTCAGCTCAGCCGTTTCTACGACGATGCCATTGTCTCTCAAAAGAAAGCCGATGAAGTCTTGGAAATCCTCAAG ACGGCCAGCGATGACAGAGAGTGTGAGAACCAGCTGGTGCTGCTGTTGGGCTTCAACACTTtcgatttcattaaaatcctccGTCAGCACCGCCGCATGA TTCAGTATTGTACCATGCTGGCGAGCGCTCAGAGTGAGGCAGAAAAGGAGCGGATTATTGGGAAAATGGAGTCGGATCAGGAGCTGTCGAAGATCCTCTACCAGCTGCAAGAGACCGAGAAGGAGGACATTATTCGA gaagAGCGATCTCGCAGGGAGAGAGTGAGGAAGTCTCGTGTTGATGACTTAGAAGCAATGGACACTGACCATGGAGAG TCAGTGATGCCTCGGCAGCTTCTGGACCTTGAAGACCTGGCCTTCACTCAGGGCAGCCATTTCATGGCCAACAAGCGCTGCCAGCTGCCAGACGGCTCTTTTCGTAAGCAGCGCAAAGGTTACGAAGAGGTTCACGTGCCCGCCCTGAAGCCTAAACCCTTTGCTGACGATGAG GTGCTTGTTGCCATCGATAAGTTACCGAAGTACGCTCAAGCTGGGTTTGAAGGGTTCAAAACCCTTAACCGCATTCAGAGCAAGCTGTTTAAAACCACCATGGAGACAGATGAAAACCTGCTCGTCTGTGCCCCTACG GGAGCTGGTAAGACCAATGTTGCCCTGATGGCCATGCTGAGAGAAATTGGGAAACACATAAACCTGGATGGGACGATCAATTTGGACGACTTTAAAATCATCTACATTGCACCCATGCGCTCACTCGTGCAGGAAATGGTGGGAAGTTTTAGTAAG aGATTGGCGAGTTATGGCATCACGGTGTCCGAGCTGACAGGAGACCACCAGCTCTGTAAAGAGGAGATCAACGCCACTCAGATCATCGTTTGCACGCCTGAGAAATGGGACATCATCACTCGGAAAGGTGGAGAGCGAACCTACACCCAGCTAGTGCGACTCATTATCATC GATGAGATCCACCTGCTGCATGACGACCGCGGACCTGTGCTGGAATCGTTGGTGGCGAGGACCATCCGCAACGTGGAGCTGACCCAGGAGGATGTGCGTCTGATCGGTCTCAGTGCCACGCTGCCCAACTATGAGGACGTAGCAACCTGCCTGCGTGTCGATCCCGCAAAGGGACTTTTCTACTTTGACAACAG TTTTCGCCCTGTGCCCTTGGAGCAAACATATGTTGGCATCACAGAAAAGAAGGCCATCAAACGTTTCCAGATCATGAATGAAATTGTCTATGAGAAGATAATGGAGCATGCTGGAAAGAACCAG GTGCTGGTGTTTGTTCACTCCAGGAAGGAGACAGGAAAGACCGCCAGGGCAATAAGGGACATGTGCTTGGACAAAGACACGCTGGGTCTTTTCCTCAGGGAGGGTTCAGCGTCCACCGAAGTGTTGAGACTTGAGGCAGAGCAATGCAAA AACCTGGAGTTAAAAGATTTGCTTCCTTATGGTTTTGCGATCCACCATGCTGGTATGACCCGAGTCGACCGGACGCTGGTGGAGGACCTGTTTGCCGACCGACACATTCAGGTTCTGGTTTCTACGGCCACTCTGGCTTGGGGTGTCAACTTGCCCGCGCATACTGTCATCATCAAAGGAACCCAGGTTTACAGCCCAGAGAAAGGCAGGTGGACCGAGCTCGGAGCCCTGGACATCTTACAG atgcTCGGTCGAGCTGGTCGTCCCCAGTACGACACCAAAGGAGAGGGAATCCTGATCACCTCCCATGGGGAGCTGCAGTATTACCTGTCCCTGCTGAACCAGCAGCTGCCCATAGAGAGTCAGATGGTGGCAAAGCTGCCTGACATGCTCAACGCAGAGATAGTGCTGGGAAATGTTCAGAATGCGAAG gaTGCTGTGAACTGGCTCGGCTACACCTACCTGTATGTGCGGCTGCTCCGCAACCCCACGCTGTATGGCGTTTCTCATGACGACCGGAGTACCGACCCCCTGCTGGAGAGGCGTAGGATGGACCTGGTGCACACAGCAGCCAGCGTCCTGGACAAAAACAGCCTCATCAAATACGACAAGAGGACTGGCAGCTTCCAG GTTACAGACCTGGGACGCATTGCGAGTCACTTCTACATCACCCACGACTCGATTCAGACCTACAACCAGCTGCTGAAACCCACCCTGAGTGAGATCGAGCTCTTCAGAGTCTTTTCACTTTCCTCAGAGTTCAGGAACATCACTGTCAGAGAG gaggagaagctggagctTCAAAAGCTACTGGAGAGAGTTCCTATTCCTGTGAAGGAGAGCATTGAGGAGCCTAGTGCTAAG atcaACGTTCTGCTCCAGGCGTACATCTCTCAGCTCAAACTTGAAGGTTTTGCTCTGATGGCGGACATGGTGTATGTCACACAG AGTGCTGGACGGTTAATGCGAGCCATCTTTGAGATCGTGCTGAACCGTGGCTGGGCTCAGCTCACAGACAAAACCATGAATCTCTGCAAGATGATTGACAAGAGAAT GTGGCAGTCAATGTCTCCTCTGAGGCAGTTCAAGAAGCTGCCAGAGGAAGTGGTCAAGAAGATCGAGAAGAAAAACTTCCCCTTCGAGCGGCTCTATGATCTCAACCACAATGAGATTG GTGAGCTGATCCGAATGCCAAAGATGGGTAAGACCATTCACAAGTACGTCCACCAGTTCCCCAAACTGGACCTGGCTGTCCATATTCAGCCCATCACTCGCTCCACGCTCAAAGTGGAGCTCACCGTCACGCCGGACTTCCAGTGGGATGACAAG ATTCACGGATCATCCGAAGCTTTCTGGATCCTGGTTGAGGACGTAGACAGTGAGGTCATCCTCCACCACGAGTACTTCCTCCTCAAAGCCAAGTACGCACAGGACGAGCACCTCGTGACGTTTTTTGTCCCCGTCTTCGAGCCTTTGCCACCTCAGTACTTCATCCGTGTGGTCTCAGACCGATGGCTCT CCTGTGAGACTCAGCTTCCTGTGTCCTTCCGTCACCTTATCCTCCCAGAGAAGTACCCACCACCCACTGAGCTGCTGGATCTGCAGCCGCTGCCTGTCACCGCTCTCAGGAACTCGGCCTTTGAGGCTCTTTACCAGAACAAGTTCCCCTTCTTCAACCCTATTCAGACACAAG TGTTCAATGCTGTGTACAACAGTGATGATAATGTCTTCGTTGGAGCTCCCACCGGCAGCGGGAAGACGATCTGTGCGGAGTTCGCCATTCTGAGAATGCTGCTGCACAACGCAGAGGGTCGCTGTGTTTACATCACTCCAATGGAGGCGCTGGCTGAGCAG GTGTTCATCGACTGGCACCAGAAGTTCCAGGACATCCTGAACAAAAAGGTGGTTCTGCTGACAGGAGAGACGAGCACAGATCTGAAGCTCTTGGGAAAAGGAGACATAATTGTCAGTACTCCTGACAAATGGGACATCTTGTCCCGTCGCTGGAAACAGAGGAAGAATGTCCAGAATGTCAGCCTTTTCATCGTGGATGAGACTCACCTTATCGGAGGAGAAAACGGA CCTGTGCTGGAGGTCATCTGCTCCAGGATGAGATACATCTCGTCTCAAATTGAGCGTCCCATCCGCATCGTGGCCCTGAGCTCGTCTCTGTCCAACGCCAAAGACGTGGCCCACTGGCTGGGCTGCAGCACCACAGCTACGTTCAACTTCCACCCCAATGTCCGCCCCGTGCCTCTGGAGCTGCACATCCAG GGTTTCAACGTCAGTCACACTCAGACCCGCCTGCTGTCCATGGCGAAGCCCGTATATCACGCCATCATGAAGCATTCGCCCTCCAAGCCGGTGCTGGTGTTTGTCCCGTCTCGCAGACAGACTCGCCTCACCGCCATCGACATCCTCACCTTCTGTGCTGCCGATGTTGTTCCTCAGAG gTTCTTGCATTGTAATGAAAAGGACTTGGCTCCATTCCTGGATAAAATAAACGATCCGACTCTTAAGGAGACTCTGGCCAACGGCGTGGGATACCTGCACGAAGGCCTGTCTGCAACTGAGCGCAGAATAGTGGAGCAGCTTTTCAACTCCG GTGCCATTCAAGTGGTGGTCTCTTCTCGCTCTCTCTGCTGGGGCATCAACATCTCCGCACACCTCGTCATTGTCATGGACACCCAGTACTACAACGGAAAAATCCATGC GTATGTGGACTATCCCATATATGATGTCCTCCAGATGGTGGGCAAGGCAAACAGACCAATGCTGGACGATGAAGGCCGCTGTGTCATCATGTGTCAGGGCTCCAAAAAG GACTTCTTCAAGAAGTTCCTGTACGAGCCTCTGCCAGTGGAGTCTCACTTGGATCACTGTCTCCACGATCACTTCAACGCTGAGATCGTCACCAAGACGGTGGAGAACAAGCAGGACGCTGTGGACTACCTGACGTGGACGTTCCTCTACCGCCGCATGACGCAAAACCCCAACTACTACAACCTGCAAG GCATGTCTCATCGCCACCTCTCAGACCACCTGTCCGAGCTGGTGGAAAACACGCTGCACGACCTGGAGCAGTCCAAATGCATCAGCATCGAGGATGAAATGGATGTGGCGCCCCTCAATTTGGGCATGATCGCAGCGTACTACTACATCAACTACACCACCATTG AGTTATTCAGCATGTCCCTGAATGCCAAGACGAAGATTCGCGGGTTGATTGAGATCATCTCCAACGCAGCTGAATATAAGAACATTCCCATCAGGCACCACGAGGACACACTTCTCCGACAG ttggCACAAAAAGTGCCCCACAAGCTGAACAACCCGAAGTTCAACGATCCCCACGTGAAGACGAACCTGCTGCTGCAGGCTCACCTCTCCAGGATGCAGCTGAGCGCAGAGCTCCTGTCAGACACCGAAGACATTCTGAGCAAG GCGATCCGTCTGATTCAGGCCTGCGTGGACGTGCTGTCCAGCAACGGCTGGCTGAGTCCTGCGCTAGCCGCTATGGAGCTGGCCCAGATGGTCACTCAGGCCATGTGGTCCAAGGACTCGTATCTGAAACAGCTGCCCCACTTTACCTCGGAGCACATCAAGCGGTGCACTGACAAG GGCGTGGAGAGTATCTTTGACATCATGGAAATGGAGGACGAGGACAGAACTGCTTTGCTGCAGCTCTCAGATGCTCAGATGGCCGACGTGGCTCGCTTCTGTAACCGTTACCCCAATATTGAGCTGTCGTACGAAGTGGCAGAGAAGGACAACGtcaaaag TGGCAGTCCAGTTCTGGTTCAGGTGCAGCTCGAGCGAGAGGAGGAGGTTACTGGTCCGGTGATTGCTCCTCTCTTCCCACAG AAACGTGAGGAGGGCTGGTGGGTGGTCATTGGAGACCCCAAATCGAACAGCCTGATCTCCATCAAGAGGCTGACTCTTCAGCAGAAAGCGAAG GTCAAGCTGGACTTTGTCGCGCCCACGATGGGCATTCACAACTACACCCTGTACTTCATGAGTGACGCATACATGGGTTGTGACCAGGAGTACAAGTTCAGCGTTGATGTGAAGGAGGCTGACAGCGAGGGAGAAAGTGATTCAGACTAA
- the es1 gene encoding ES1 protein, mitochondrial has translation MLATRTLLSKKTLGVLSRQPACFVHHGDYGNWGNTNVAVVFSGCGWWDGTDVHEGVYTMYHLSRNGARFQMFAPNQQQMHVMDHMKKQPASGENRNMMMESARFSHGQGKMQMQDLSMLDANSFDAVIFPGGHGIIKNLSSFMKDGKDCKLQNDVERVLKDFHRSRKPIGLSSMAPVLACRVLPSIEVTMGYERDENTRWGNWPHTNMVQTVKNMGARHNVREPYEAYVDEKNKVVSTPSFMWDTDYHYHYIFDGIGNMVKHVMRMSTK, from the exons ATGCTGGCTACCAGGACTTTGCTGTCTAAGAAAACTCTGGGCGTTCTTTCTCGCCAGCCCGCCTGCTTCGTTCATCACGGGGACTATGGCAACTGGGGGAACACCAACGTCGCAGTG GTTTTCTCAGGATGTGGATGGTGGGATGGAACTGATGTCCACGAAGGCGTGTA CACCATGTACCACCTGAGCCGGAATGGCGCTCGCTTCCAGATGTTTGCTCCCAACCAGCAGCAGATGCATGTGATGGATCACATGAAAAAGCAGCCTGCCTCCGGGGAGAACCG GAACATGATGATGGAGTCCGCTCGCTTCAGCCACGGTCAGGGGAAGATGCAGATGCAGGACCTGTCCATGCTGGACGCCAACAGCTTCGACGCCGTCATCTTCCCCGGGGGCCACGGGATCATCAAGAATCT ATCCTCCTTTATGAAGGATGGCAAAGACTGCAAGCTGCAGAATGATGTGGAAAGGGTGCTTAAAGATTTCCACCGTTCACGCAAGCCTATTGG GCTGTCCAGCATGGCTCCTGTGCTGGCCTGCCGCGTGCTGCCCAGCATCGAGGTGACCATGGGCTACGAGCGAGACGAAAACACCCGCTGGGGGAACTGGCCCCACACAAACATGGTGCAGACCGTGAAGAACATGGGCGCTCGCCACAACGTCCGCGAGCCATAC GAGGCCTATGTGGACGAGAAGAACAAAGTGGTCAGCACGCCATCCTTCATGTGGGACACGGATTACCACTACCACTACATATTTGACGGGATTGGAAACATGGTCAAACACGTCATGCGTATGTCGACCAAGTGA
- the tmem127 gene encoding transmembrane protein 127, which produces MYAPPGSTVPGGRRRRAGTSLPKQPERSLVSALPGALSITALCTALAEPAWLRVHGGTCPKPELGVADVLGYIDPKLLDDYCMNPQTILLLRVIAAFCFLGILCSLTAFLLDVFGPKHPALKITRRYAFAHILTVLQCATVIGFCYWASELILSLQQQHKKYHGSLIYVTFAISFYLVAGAGGASILATAANLLRHYPTEEEEQALELLSEMEDSSETFPTDYDIANQFQPPPAYTP; this is translated from the exons ATGTATGCTCCGCCGGGTTCTACCGTACCTGGAGGCCGGAGGAGGAGAGCGGGCACCTCGCTGCCCAAGCAGCCGGAGCGGAGCCTGGTGTCGGCGCTGCCCGGGGCTCTGTCCATCACAGCGCTGTGCACGGCTCTGGCCGAACCGGCCTGGCTCCGTGTCCATGGGGGTACCTGTCCCAAGCCGGAGCTGGGAGTGGCGGATGTGCTGGGTTACATTGACCCCAAGCTTTTGGATG ATTACTGCATGAACCCGCAGACCATCCTGCTGTTGAGAGTCatagctgctttttgtttcctgggCATCCTGTGCAGTCTGACTGCCTTTTTGTTGGATGTATTTGGACCCAAACACCCCGCCCTGAAGATCACTCGCAGATATGCTTTTGCACATATACTCACAG TGTTGCAGTGTGCCACAGTCATAGGGTTTTGCTACTGGGCCTCGGAGCTGATCCTgtccctccagcagcagcacaaaaagTACCATGGCTCTCTCATCTACGTCACGTTCGCCATCAGTTTCTACCTGGTGGCGGGTGCGGGTGGCGCGTCCATCCTCGCCACCGCCGCCAACCTCCTCCGCCACTACCccaccgaggaggaggagcaggctTTAGAGCTGCTCTCGGAGATGGAGGACAGCAGCGAGACTTTTCCCACTGATTATGACATTGCCAATCAGTTTCAGCCACCACCTGCCTACACGCCCTAA
- the ciao1 gene encoding probable cytosolic iron-sulfur protein assembly protein ciao1: MKAALTLVQRFGAHPDSRCWFVTWSPNGTLLASCGGDRAIRIWGREGDSWVCKTVLQDGHQRTVRKVAWSPCGNYLASASFDATTCIWKKKDDDFESLTVLEGHENEVKCVAWAPSGNLLATCSRDKSVWVWEVDEEEEYECVTVVNSHTQDVKHIAWHPNQELLASASYDNNICIYKEEDDDWECRATLQGHTSTVWSLCFDAAGQRMASCSDDRTVKIWKEFPSESGDLSWKCVCTLSGYHGRTVYDVAWCRLTGFLATACGDDAVRVFKEEVPANPDELVFSLAAQETRAHSQDVNCVSWNPKEAGLLASCSDNGEIAIWRFKED, encoded by the exons ATGAAGGCGGCTCTGACGCTGGTCCAGAGGTTCGGCGCACACCCGGATTCTCGGTGCTGGTTCGTCACCTGGAGCCCGAACGGGACGCTGCTGGCTTCATGCGGGGGTGACAGGGCCATCCGGATATGGGGGCGTGAAG GTGACTCCTGGGTGTGTAAGACTGTGCTGCAGGACGGACACCAGCGCACTGTGAGGAAGGTGGCCTGGTCTCCCTGCGGAAACTATTTGGCCTCCGCCAGCTTTGATGCAACCACGTGCATCTGGAAGAAGAAAGACGACGACTTCGAG AGTCTGACTGTGTTGGAAGGACACGAAAATGAGGTGAAATGCGTGGCGTGGGCTCCTTCGGGGAATCTGCTGGCCACGTGTAGCCGAGACAAGAGCGTGTGGGTTTGGGAAG tggatgaggaagaggagtatGAGTGCGTTACGGTTGTGAACTCTCACACACAAGACGTAAAGCACATTGCTTGGCACCCGAACCAAGAG CTCCTGGCTTCGGCTAGCTACGACAACAACATCTGTATTTACAAAGAGGAAGACGATGACTGGGAGTGTCGTGCCACCTTACAAGGACACACATCCACAGTTTGGAGTTTGTGTTTCGATGCAGCTGGACAGAGGATGGCCTCCTGCAGCGATGACCGCACCGTGAAGATTTGGAAGGAGTTCCCCAGTGAGAGCG GCGACTTGTCCTGGAAGTGTGTTTGCACCCTGTCTGGGTATCATGGACGAACTGTGTATGACGTCGCCTG GTGCCGACTGACTGGCTTCCTGGCAACGGCCTGCGGCGACGATGCAGTTCGGGTTTTTAAGGAGGAAGTGCCGGCCAATCCGGACGAGCTGGTGTTCTCGCTGGCCGCTCAGGAGACCAGGGCTCACAGCCAGGACGTTAACTGCGTGTCCTGGAACCCGAAGGAAGCCGGACTCCTGGCCTCCTGCAGCGACAATGGTGAAATTGCCATTTGGAGGTTCAAAGAAGACTGA